Genomic window (Nicotiana sylvestris chromosome 7, ASM39365v2, whole genome shotgun sequence):
catattaattttaataggcTAGTGACTATTATTGCTAAGcattaaaaatactggataaaaagtaaatatcaCTTTAAAAAGTGACTACCCCACACGATTTTTACTACAAGCGTCTAGACTTTTGGGAAATTTTCTTGGGCTTCAAGTTAATAGTTGCCGTTACAAGCGTCTATACTTGCAAACCACACCAAAACCTTACCTGTAAATGTTGACaatgttattatttttttctttctcctcTTTTCACTCATTCTTTATAATACCTTGTTTGACAAGCTTATTTCAATATGTTGTTTGTCAAATCTCTTCCTTCTTTTTTTATCATATTCTTATTTTATAAATATATCTATCTACGGAGAAAGTGAGGGAAACAAAAGTAAAAGTAGATAATATATTGTAACACTATGGTGATTTGACGTAGCATTTTCTTTATTGTTTGtcgtaatttttgttttttccaGAATAATCAAGTTATGCATAATATAGAATCAATTTTAAAAATCTCGAATAGACGCAAATTTTAAGTtgagggtctatcgaaaataaTCCCTTCACCTTTTTAAGGTAAGGGCAAAATCTGAGTACCGTCTATTCTCTCGGGCCATATTAGTAAAATTATATTGGATTTTTGTTATTATTGGTGTTGTTATATATGTCGAATAGACATAAAGCAATATGAGATAATCGGCTCAGAGTGTGCCACATCTTTGCTAGAGACGGTCAagttgcattttatatttttaacttTGTAGaataataagaaaagaaaaggaatatcgtgaacatatatatatatatagtccaaATTTGATTTAAAAAATTAAGTTAATCCAATTCCTTCTGAAAGTTGATCAAATTTACCTTTAATATATAATCTTTTAAAATCTTGATCTTTAAGAAaatggaaatgattttaaaacaaAATGAATATTCAATTTGGTATAAAATTATTAGAGCTagcattattttttatttttttttcaagaaaaaactAAAAAAGATATTCCGATGCATAAAATATTATATATTCATGTAAGATTCGAAAAAGAATCGCATTCTATAAAGTATAATGCAAAATAATATATGAACTTAATAAACATTTCGATAGCTCGAACCGTAACCTATTAGTCTCATCGTTGTTACAAAGACTCTCCTTCGAAAATGAACCCTTGCAACAAATTCAAAGATTTCAATACTATATCTTTCCTTgtgattaaaataaaatagaaaagaagGGAAAGGGGGCAAGTCCGAGGGAGaaacagtatatatatatatatatataaccgtCATAGATTCAAATTTCCCGTACCAATTAACGAAATCAAAATCCATAACAAAACCCAATTCCACAAACAGCTGAGAAATGAGTTTCCTAGCAGGAAGATTAGCAGGAAAAGAGGGAGCTTTTTTCTTTGAAGAATCCAAACACGCCGTTACCCGTCTTGCCCAAAAGATCAAACCTTCCAATTCTATAGCTGCTGCGAAAAATCAAGAATTAGCAGCTTCTCCTGATGTTCTTCCTGAAATTCTCAGACATTCTTTACCTTCCAAGATTTTCCAATGTCATACGTCAGCAGATTCGTCACTCTCTGGTGCTTCAAAATGGGCTCTCCCCACTGATCCAAATAAGACTACTTCTGTATCACCTGATGCTCTTAATCCTCTCAGAGCTTATGTTTCTCTTCCTCAAGTTACCTTTGGCCCTAAAAGGTTCttcctttttctccttttctgatcttcttttcttgtttttgctAATTTGTGACTGGAAGAACAGTTTTAATTTGGGTTTAGAACAGTTTTAATTTTTGAGAATACTGAAATGATACTgagttttatttctttttcctttttaagcTGTTTATATTCTTTGGATAGCTTTGGAGTGATAATAATGATGAGATATTGTGTTTGTTTATCCCTTACTTACATAGTTACATTTTCTTCTTTTAgcaaatttgtttagaaattgaaattcttGATGTTGGGGTTTAGTTTTGATACACCAGAGACAAAAAATTTTAGTTAGCCTATTGGGGAATTTCAATGATGTCGGACTGCAGGAAAAAAACGAAGGGGGAACTGTAATATGGACAATTATTAGAATGGGTTGATTGTTGGggtttagagcccgtttggattagctTATTGTAACTAGCTGATAAAATTGAAGTGCTGAAAAGCatttttaagtgctgaaactgattttTTAATTAAGCATTTACGTGCTTGGATAGAGGTGCCGAAACTGATAATAAGCAGTTGATGTGTTTGGTAGAAAAGTTATAATAAGCCGTTCTTTTATTAAAATGACTAAAATACCCTTAAATTGtttataaaagattataaattaaaAACTTTCTTTGTAAAGAAAAGCATGAACAACGAACATGGAACGAAGAGAAAGTTAGGAAAATTATTTTGGGAAAAGtattttgtgaattaaaaaatattattaaggaCTTGACTTATAATCACTTTGGGTGTTTACCAAAcaggtagataagccaaaaagtgtttataagccagtttgaccaggTTATAAGCTTACCCAAACACCCTCTTAGTTTTGATACACTTGAGACAAGAAAATTTAGTTAGCCTATTCGGGAATTTCAATGATGTCTGGCTGCAGGAAAAGAACGGGGAACTGTAATATGGGCAGGTTTTAGAATAGGTTGATTGTCTTGGAATTTACTGTATTTTGTGAAATGAGTTTGGATTTGGGTACTGGAAATATGTTAAGAGAATGTAAAGTGGTTTGGATAATGAAGTGTCGATATGGTACTGATTTTAGCTGGGTGAAGTGTTTCAATGGGAAGGTTTTCATGTGGGGTTTTCTCATAGATCTAATTCAGGCGAGTGAAGTGTTTTTTGAGACGTTGAATAATTCAAAATGTTGGAGTAACAGGAGGTAATCGGTTGGTAGATGTATAAGTTGGACATTTCAAACTTATAAATTTGCTTAACTTTCATGGCTGGCCAAGTGTGGAAGCAAAGCTTTTGCTGATTTTACTGCTCCTATATTTGTACTTTTTATTTTTGGAGAGTGCTGTATAGATTTCTATAATTCCTCTGCTCCATGATAAAGGTTCATCTGAGTCACAAGAGCAATCTCTTTTtacttttttctaaaaaaatttgTCCATTTCGGTTATGAAATGTTCTCGCCGACCCCAACTTGTTTGGTACTGAggcatagttgttgttgttattgttattgtagtAATGAAATGTTCACTTAGTCTTCGTTGTTTTGTAGATTATTGATCTGCTTGGCTATTCTGTTATACAAGAGCTAGTATTGCTGTTATATTTGTTGTGTGAACCTGTCATATTCGATATCAACCAGTCTTCTCTTTTTCATGAAGAAAGTTTTCCAAAATCTTCTCAACATTTCTACAGTGAGGGAATTGTATTTTATAGCTGATATCTCAGTAACAGTGCTTATGTATGTTCAGCTCTCCATGACCCCTTAGATTTTCTGTTGTATAACATTGTGgtgcaacaataacaacaaatgcctcagtcccaaacaagttgggtTTATATAACATATTTGTAACTAATATGAAAATGTGCTTTTAACTGCTTCAGCTTTAAACGGTTAGTGTGGATATTACATAAGTAAACCTTTTCATCTTCTTGATCCTGTATCTTCTTTTGACAATCAATTTGTTTATATCTTCTCCAGGTGGCAGCTGCCAAATGCAGAAAACTCTGTACAAGCCTCAACGGCAAATGATTTGCGGCGTGATAGATACACACCTCTTAATCCTGAAAAACTCAAAGCTGCAGC
Coding sequences:
- the LOC104248297 gene encoding uncharacterized protein yields the protein MSFLAGRLAGKEGAFFFEESKHAVTRLAQKIKPSNSIAAAKNQELAASPDVLPEILRHSLPSKIFQCHTSADSSLSGASKWALPTDPNKTTSVSPDALNPLRAYVSLPQVTFGPKRWQLPNAENSVQASTANDLRRDRYTPLNPEKLKAAAMGMSQIAKAFAVATALVFGGSALTFSLAASKLELHNSDDIRTKGKDIVQPRLEIFKEQLSPLRIWAEEKSKKWRLEKGEDIKEKPLVKELCKILGAK